The nucleotide window ATGGTCGTCATGCTCACGGCATCGGTATAACCGAACGCGTAAGCGATGCTCGCGCCGACGATGAATGGCAGCACCGTGCCGAGCAGCAGCGACAACACGCCGATCATTCCCGCCTTGCGCGCCTCGGTCGCCTGCACCTCGAACGCGGTCGCGACAATGGCGAAATCACGCAGCATCGCGCCGCCCATCAGGCCGATGCCGGTGAAGAGCGGCAAGTCGGCGATACCCTTTTGTCCGCCGGTGAATGCGCCGCCGACATAGGCGAGCGCGAGGCCGATCACGATCGCGATTGCCGAGCCGTGCACGCGCCCGAAGGTCAGCTTGCGCGAAATCAGCGACGACACCCACATGATGAGACCCACCAGCGCGAACGCAGTGACGAGGCCGTTCTGAATCAGATTTTTATCGAGAATTTGCAACATGACGGACCCCTGCTTCAGATTTCTTCAAGATGCGGAGCGTTCACGAACGACGTGCTGTCGCGACCGGTGCGGGAAAGAACGGCGATGCAGCATGCGCAGACGGCCGCAGCGCCCAATGCCGAAAGCAGTGCGACGGGGCCGCCTTTGAGCGCGGCCACGACGTTCTGATTGGCGGCCATCGCCACGACGACGGGGATGTACATCGCGCCCCAGAAGCCCACGCCTGCCTCCGTCTCCTTCGGCAACAGGCCTTTCTTGTGCAGGTAAAGTCGCAGGAAAATCAGCAGCAGCATCGCGATGCCGACGCCGCCCACGTTCGTTTTGACGCCGATCGCAACCCCGAGCAGGTCGCCGAGAACGAGTCCCGCCAGATGGCAGAACGCAAGCAGTGCAGTGCCGTAAATGATCATCTTGTGTCTCCAGTATTTGCTTTACCGACGTGGGTTCCGCCGGTTTTTCAGCGTCGTGTGCGACGGCGCATCAGGGCTCGCGTCGCCGCGGATTCAGCGCCATTGTTCGCGCAGCTTCTGCCTCACTTTCACCGACGCCGCGCGGTGTTCGCTGCCAAGCCGGCTGCCCAGGCCGCGCGACGGATCGGCGCGAATGTCGTCGAATGCGGCTTGCAGCGTTTTTTCGACGAGGGATTGATCGGCGCCCGTCGGGGCGTCGGGGTTGGTCACCTTCAGCAGCTTCCACAGCAGGCCGAGCGACGCATAACTGTCGATGTCGTAGGCCATCGGCGGCACGCGGGCCGTGAACGCTTCGAGATCGGCGACCGAGCGCAGCGTGACGCGCGCGGCGGACTCCTTGCCCATTGCGTGAACCATGACCCCCGGATCCTCCAGCGCGATCAGGCGGTTGGCCTGGTAGCCATGGGCGAGAAAAGCACCCGACATCGCACGCCCGACGATCAGCCCGATCACCGGATGGCCGGCAAGGCGCGCGCTGGCGTACGCGTCGGCGGCGCCTGCCAGGGCCTGATGGATGCCGTAGGCTTCCTCGCGTCGGCCATAAGCCTGGCTCGCGACGTCGATCACCGCGACAATCGCGCGCTTCTCGCGGCGCTCAGCATCGGCGTCGACTACTTCGCGCACCGCCCGCGCAATTTCCCATCCCTCGACGAGACCGACCTCGCCGCTGCGGGCACGCGGAAACGGATTGTCCGGGTCCGGCACGACGGCAATGAAACGCGCCGGATGGTCGCCGAGCCGTGCATCGACGACCCGGACCGAAGGCGGGTAGTCTGCCTGCAACGGGGCACTGAAGGTGAGCGCATCCAGCCAGACAGCGCCGCGCTTCGAAAGCTCTTTGGTGCTCATGATTGGAATCCCTTGCCGTAAATGGCGGCTGCCGTTTCCGGGCTGGCTTGCTCGCCCGGATCGATTTCGGAGAGCCGTCGCAGAAAGCCCGCAACCCGTTCGCTGCGGCACGCTTCTGGACGTCCCGCGCGAAAACGCTCAATCACAGCGGCGCGGATCGCACTAGTGTCGTCGCCGACGTACACATCCACGAGCCCTGTGCGATACCGTTGTTCGCCGCCCGTGAAACTCCAGATCATCGGCCGGTCGCGCGAATCGAATTCCGCGATGCCCGCTTCCTGCTCGATCACGGCCGGCCCGTTCAGACCGAGGCGCGCTTCGCGTGTCG belongs to Paraburkholderia aromaticivorans and includes:
- the madM gene encoding malonate transporter subunit MadM, with product MLQILDKNLIQNGLVTAFALVGLIMWVSSLISRKLTFGRVHGSAIAIVIGLALAYVGGAFTGGQKGIADLPLFTGIGLMGGAMLRDFAIVATAFEVQATEARKAGMIGVLSLLLGTVLPFIVGASIAYAFGYTDAVSMTTIGAGAVTYIVGPVTGAAIGASSDVIALSIATGLIKAIIVMIGTPLAAGFMGLKTPRSAMIFGGLAGTVSGVSAGLAATDRRLVPYGALIATFHTGVGCLLGPSLLFFATKALVGA
- the madL gene encoding malonate transporter subunit MadL; translated protein: MIIYGTALLAFCHLAGLVLGDLLGVAIGVKTNVGGVGIAMLLLIFLRLYLHKKGLLPKETEAGVGFWGAMYIPVVVAMAANQNVVAALKGGPVALLSALGAAAVCACCIAVLSRTGRDSTSFVNAPHLEEI
- the mdcE gene encoding biotin-independent malonate decarboxylase subunit gamma, which encodes MSTKELSKRGAVWLDALTFSAPLQADYPPSVRVVDARLGDHPARFIAVVPDPDNPFPRARSGEVGLVEGWEIARAVREVVDADAERREKRAIVAVIDVASQAYGRREEAYGIHQALAGAADAYASARLAGHPVIGLIVGRAMSGAFLAHGYQANRLIALEDPGVMVHAMGKESAARVTLRSVADLEAFTARVPPMAYDIDSYASLGLLWKLLKVTNPDAPTGADQSLVEKTLQAAFDDIRADPSRGLGSRLGSEHRAASVKVRQKLREQWR